The Nicotiana tomentosiformis chromosome 2, ASM39032v3, whole genome shotgun sequence genome includes the window CATTATTAGAAAAGAATTATACGCGATTGACTGATGAAAAGGAATCAGGTTCGCACATAAGAGATAATTTTGAAAATCTTTTGTATAAATAAAAATATGCTATATCTAACCGTTTAATTTTTTGAATGAAATGGTTACAAAtgcatttatgttggatcggaacATTTCATGATGAAAATATGAATCTAGATTTGTCAATGGATCTTTAAAAATCAATTAAACCGATTGAATCGTACCGTACCGAATTAATtattaggtttcttttaattaaagaaaaattaacccaaatagccaaTCATCCAACTGCTTAAATTAAAATTAGCCAATGAAGGTATAATATACGAATAACTTATGTATTACATGTATATAATTGAGTATAATCAATTAAATTTTATATACCATACGAAATAATAGGTTAGACTTttaattttatgaaaataaaccaaaaattACCAAACCGTACcgataaatttatatataaaaaataaatttcatatattaagtttaaaaatataaaacattAAAAAATTTACTAGTGCATTTGGGATTATAGAAACGgctacaagccaacaagtaattaacaCCAAAAGTTCTAACTCTCAAACTTATTTTGCTACTCCCGTCGAAACTAAATTAGTTTCTACCATCTTGAGTAGCAAGCCACACGTATTTCAACAATCTTGAATAGCAAGCAATAAAGTTGGATATCTTTCATTTGGTGATTTAGATTTCACATGTTGAATACTTAATCCTCTAATAGATTTCACATGTGAACAGAGGCAACTTACTTAAGAAAGTTATATAGTTTTCAAATTGTAGCTAAAAGATGAATTGAAACTTTTGATACTCTTCTGTCCCTAAAAATATTATATACTATACAAGCTGAGTTTCTTGTTTATGACACTTCTCGAAATATGTACTTGTTTATCCATAattggaaaaattattatttctaATTTGGTGAGACTTTCTTTTAAATGAGACCTCTATATATGGAGCATAAAACTTGAACATCCGTCCAAAGTCTCCAACTTCTAACTTCAAAGAGTCCAATTAAGTAGTTCCCTATTAACTCCCCAGTTCTTGTTAAACTTATTTTATCTTCCTAAGGAGGGTCGGTATTATATGATCAAGTATGAATATTCTTCTAGTTATATCGTTCAATTTAGCAGAAGATTTTATATTAGGACATAGGAAATCGGTAATATAAAATATATGAGATTATTATAAgaccattttcttttatttaaattgtaATCGATTATATTTTTATCAATTCTTTCCGTGAAGAGTGAAAACACCAAGTTTTTTATTTCCCTATTTCATCTTCACATTGTAGTATGGGTATCATGTTCCATCTAAGGTTGTTGACACTTGATATGAAAGTAGGATATAACAACAGTATGTATGTGAGCAAAATAATAGATGACTACACGCAAAAGCAACAattgaaaagaacaaaaagaacatCACAATTCACAAGTAAGATTCCTTGTGAAGCTATATTTTTGCAACATTGAAAGCCATTTTTTGTGGATCAAATCATTTCATGATAAGAcaatgacttaataaaataaaatcgTTAATTTTTAAATCTCTTTTCCTAATACTTGCAGCCTAATATAAACTTGTgcttgttgaggttttattttaagatgaatattcttaaaataagggtgaatgggaaatggagggaaaatgaaattttgagtaaaaattttaagtttctccctcttaacaatgagacattgtcccatattggaagtggaagacatttttggtaggtatatatataattgctcctcttgtagctcttaaagagttaagaagaaagcaagcctcgcgccgtcgtcgtcgctcgctcggctacggcttcggtggacgtttggtcttgcactccttcttggctgctatatatatgagcagcaaatggtGAAGAAAGACACCaaaaaactcaacatacaatttgctcaacaaattggctatacttTGCGGAGTTCTgtattgtttttaacttcaaacaaaacaATTGTAAGTGTtttgaagtaccgctataccagtgtgttattcgttctatcctgagaggaaataatccattaccttgggtactaggaggggattaaattccttaagaaaacactgtgaattcagtgggctcgaatttataactgtttcattacgttaatttatattttgtagaattagaattattatttacaaatacagcaatattgacggaAAATAACAGTGCTGTCTATAAACTTTCcccatttttttttttgcagttaGAGCTTATATATACTTTCCTGCCACCCCTAAGAAAAGGACTTCAGTTTATCAGtaataaaaggaagaaaaaaaatctaGTGCTGTCTATTATTTGAGACATTCAATGGAGCAAATAATTAAGAAAGACTCTGCATAATTTCGAAATGATTGGTAAAAGATGAAACGAAACTTCTGATACActgcaaaatatattaaatttgttTTTAGTAATTCCatcattatttttttctttttaaaattggTGTGATCTCTCTTGGAGTATAAAAAAATTGGACCTATCTAACTTCCAAGAGTCCAAAGCAATTTCCCTAAATAACTCTCCCTTGTTTCATCTCCTAACTAACTAGCCACCATTCTGCAACTGATATACCAAATATACCCCTATGTCTTCGCGCTAATCAATCTATCTATCACACAGTTTCCAAGGCTATTTTTGTCAATTCAGTCCGTTCACAATTTCTGTACATCAACTGAAGATAAGCATGAATAATATAGGCAGAGCAATTCTTTCTCCTCAAGATAAAAGTTATTGAATTACCTTGATTTTCCTCCCAAAAACCTCTAACTAATTCGCCGTTTCTCCGACCCCATCTCGCCGGAAAATGGGCTAATGAAATCCAACATGTTTACTGAAACGGAACATGCACAAATTAAACTGGCATCACCCGCCGGAAAATCAAGAATCCGGCAAGAAATTGAGTTCATTTCTTCACTCATATCTCTTTCTTATTCAATCAAAGTGTTTCCCGTGAAATGGCAATCTATTCGCAATAAGCTTGAAGAACTTCTCTCTAGTCTTTCTGCTATAGAGAATTGTGATTCAACTGAGAATTACCCTCCACTTTGCAGCTCTCTCCAGGCCATTAATGCAACCCTCAAAAACTGCAATGAACTTTCAAAGCATTGTATGGAATTTTCTTATAGTGGGAAACTCCTCATGCAAAGTGATCTTGATATAATTTCCTCAAAGTTGGACAATCATGTAAGGAACATTTCTGAGATTTACTCTCTTGGTTTGCTAACTCAGAGCTATGCTATTATTGTTTCAAGGCCGAGTATTGGCGCTTCTCGTGATGATATAAAGTTTTATATCAGGGATTTGTTGTCAAGGCTCAAGATTGGTTCTTCAGAAATGAAGAAACAAGCTTTAATTGCTTTGAATGAAGTCATTCAAGAAGATGATAGGTATGTTAAAGTTGCAATTGAAGTTGATAGTTTTGTTAATCTGTTGGTGAATTTTCTTGATTTGCAAGAAGATAATCTTCAAGAAGAGGCAGCTAAGACATTATCTGTAATAGCAGGTTATCAATCCTATAGAAGTTGTTTAATTTCTACAGGAATAATTGCGCAACTAATTAGAGTTTTAGAGTGTGGGAATGGTTTGAGTAAAGAATTTGCAGCAAGATGTTTGCAGAGGTTAACAGAGAATTCAGATAATGCATGGTCAGTTTCAGCTCATGGTGGAGTTACTGTTTTGTTGAAGTTATGTACAGAGAGTGATTCTGTTGGTGaattagttggtttggtttgtgGGGTGTTAAAAAATCTTGTTGGGGTTGAAGAAATCAAGAGGTTTATGATTGAGGAAGGTGCAATTTCAGTATTTGTCAAGCTTGCAAGGTCTAAAGATGAGGTTACACAAATTAGTTCAATTGATTTTTTACAAAGTATGGCTTCTGGGGATGAAGCAACTAGGCAAATGATCATGAAAGAAGGTGGAATAAGAGCTCTGGCTCGTGTTTTGGATCCGAAATCATCGTTCTCGTCTAAAGCAAGGGAAATGGCTTTGAGGGGGATTGTGAATTTGTGTTTCTCATCAGTGAATTCAGTGAACATTCTGTTGAATCATGGATTTATGGATCACATTCTGTATTTTCTTAGACATGGGGATGGTTCACTTCAAGAATTGGCCTTAAAGGCAGCATTTTGGCTATGTGGAACATCAGGAGAGGCCAAGAAAGCAATGGGGGATGCTGGATTTATGCCTGAGCTTGTGAATTTTCTTGATTCAAAGTCATTTGAGGTTAGAGAAATGGCAGCTGAAACACTATCAAGTATGGTTATTGTGCCAAGAAACCAAAAGAGATTTGTACAGAGTGATCAAAATATTGGATTGCTGCTACAAATGCTTGATCCTGAGCAGGCAAACTTTGGTAACAAGAAGCTATTGCTTTCTATACTCATGTCTTTAACAAGTTGCAATAGTGCCAGAAAGAAAATTGCAAATTCTGGGTATCTGAAAAACATTGAGAAGCTAGCAGAAGCTGAAGTTTCAGATGCAAAAAAGATTGTCAGGAAATTATCCTCCAATAGATTCAGAAACATTCTCAGTGGAATCTGGCATTCATGATCAAATGTAATTCAATTTTGTCTTATGTTTTAATGTTTCCTTAACTCCCTCAATCCCCAACCatcaccccaaaaaaaaaaagaaaaaaaagagcaaACAAAAAGGAGATCTTATGTTATGTAAATCAAGATAAATGTACTTTATTGTGGAAAAAGAGCTTTTAGAACATCCCTTTTTAGCTTCTAGTCATATAAAAAGTCTCAATAAAAAAAAGATTACTGAATATAGGAatcttattttcatcttttattgCATTACTATCATTTTCATTTGTGATAGTATTTTAATGTTTATTGAGGAAGCACAAGTGCACATGGGGAAGGCATGAAATAGAGGGGATGGGGGCATGTGCAGTAGCTATCAATGTTTTTGTCTAGCCTTCCAAGGAGCCCAGAGAAGAGAGTGATGTATGCTTATGCCCTCTCTGTATTTTCTTGTCCTTTCTTTATGCATTGGTTTTTATCTTATAGTGTGATATTTGTGAATTTGACATAGCCAACACACTTACATGAGTTCATCTGTCTTATATGTAcaactttttccttttcttttagaCACTTTATCCAATGATTTTGAGTGCAGCTTAACAAACTAGTATGAACTTTTTTAGAAGTAACCAAATGTGTAGAAGTAAAGCCTCATAAAGGAGCTTAGGACTAATGTGACTTTTATAACacaaataatttaaattttatcTATTTATTTACACAGTGGTTGTAATTTGACTGGCTTTAACATGTTATTCACAGATACGGAGTTAAGATTTTGAGTTTATGGGTTCTAGAATTCTACAAAAGGCAACTTACTGAGTTCTGGATAAATTATTTGTACATATTAATTGAACTTTATTGTATAAATACAAGGTTTGAACTAAGGTTACTGGGTTTTATCGAACCCGCTTGTGGCTCCGCCCCTATATCTGCCTGATGTTCTAGGTTGTCAACTCATACCACATTATATGCAGTTCCAGTCTTGAGTTATCTAATTGTATAAATACTTTATACCGTAAATGGATAAATTTAAAAGTTGTCTTAACATTTAACTTTTACATCTTCAGTGTGTTAGTATGAAGATCTTTTTGCTGTAAATGCTTTAATCGATGCTAAGAGTGCTATCTTTTAGAGAAGATTTAGCCAAAATTATCAAGACCCATGATATGGTATATACTCATTTACCAATTACTCCCtcagtttcaatttatgtgaacatgtttgactggacacgaaatttaagaaaaaatgaagacttttataatttgtggtcctaaacaagttaaAAAGAGGTCcaaagtatttgtgtggttataaaaacttctcatgaAGGGTAGAATTGAAAGAataagctaaattattttcaaatttagaaataggtcattctttttttaatggaccaaaaagaaaataagttcacataaactgaACAGAGGGAGTACCATGTACCTTTTTCCTcttaacacccccccccccccccccaaaaaaaaaaaaaaaaaaaaccaagggTAGGTTATGGGCTTGTTGGAAGGGGAGGTGGTAGGTTTGTACTTGGAAAAGTTATGATTTCTGAAGAAGTAAAATTGGACCACAAAGGGGCAGGCTGAAAGCTGATACAGGGCAGGCTTTTTAAGTTGGGCTTTTATGTCATCAACATTACCAAATTTGAGTAAGCTTTACAAAATTCAAACAGAGAGTGGGACCATTGGTCCATAATGAGTACTGAGAATTCTGAAGTCAAATGGTAAAAAAAAGTAGCCAATATGTGATCAAAACAGAGAAATGAAACagagaaaaagaaagtactccCTTTCCATTTATCTACAATTGACTTTTCCAGCTTTATGTTTCAGGGCCAAGAAATAAATTTCAGTACTGAGACAAAATATTACTAGCCCAAAATCAAGGCCTTTCTTTGTTTGAACCCAGCTTAGCCCAATAAGTTTTTTTTTGCCTTCAACCCAGTATAGCCCAATAGGTAAGCATAATTACGATTTAATTAGATCCGCATTGGTTTCTGCAACAGATATGAAATGGCATTACGATATATAGTTATATACTGAGGTTCTTGTTTTTTGAAACTTATCTGTTTCATCTAATGAAACAACATATTACTCGAAATTAATTAAGTTGCAAATTCAAATATTCTTTTCTAAAGTGTCTTCACCATCCTATATTCAGTGTGAATTGTAGATGAGAAGTTCAAAATTGATGTcgttttccttctctttttcttcGTTAGAGCTGAAAAGACAGCTTTGTTTAATCTTTTGATGAAGACATCACAACCAATACAACAGTAGATTAGTTTGCAAGTTGGTCGTTGCCATATTTTTAATCTTTCGAAGATATATACTAGTAGTAGGATTCTTACGTATGACAAATTAAAGAGGTGTGGACTTCAATTCAACTTCTAAAGCTAGCAACTACATCATCCTGTCTCCTAGACTTTTGAAATAAGGAGTATTTGACTAACAATTAAAGCTGAGTGAATATGGCTAGACATATATCTTGGTTCCTCCAGTTGAACAGAAAACCAGCAAATTACAACAGGATTACAGTTCCAATAAATAATGAAGCTggttgaataaataaataaataattcacttGAAGTATTGATCAAATCAGTAAATATTTTATACGAGTCAAACATAGATTGAGTTCTTTTGAACAAGGACAGTCCTCAGCGTAACTATTTATGGGTTTCTTCTCTTGTAACATTAATTTATCATGCACTAACGTGCTATTCAATAACATACAAAATATAGTATTTCTGGATAGAATAGCTAGTTTATGTTATGATCACTTACTTCCAGCAAATAAATGGGATGATTAGCCTGTAACACTAATACACAGTAAAACCGTTGACTTTCATAGAAATATTTTAGCCACTATCATCATCAGACTTTGTTGTTACTCCTATTATTATTCAAAAaatttcttcctttcttctttttctctttcccTTTTTTCCCTTTGGGAGGGGGCAGTAGGGGGTTGACAAGCCAAGAGTATGGAAAGAGAAAGGTCCCGTGGGAATCAAAATTGCACCTGTAAAGATATATTAACAAAGGAAGAACTATAAATACATATATTTTGTAGTATATTGCATCTTGCTGTCATATTTTTGTGAAAACTGATTTTTCACCttgtttatttttctattttatagTTGTGCTCTATCAAAATTAGATCTCTGAACTGGCCGAGCATGAACCACTTTTTAGTATACGACATTCAATATTTGCTTTAAATTTTTCACCAACACAAGACCAACGCCTCTACTTTTAAGGAGAACAATGTTATATGTATGATGTGAAATTAAAATCTTAATCCCAGTTGTCGGTAGTGTATAGTATTAAACTCACATCACGGATGTCTCAGCACCAAAACGGTCTGGAACCGATGACCCATCACATGCTACGATACCTGTCTATTCTACCAAAAATATTGTAAGATTctaaaatccaaaaaataaaaaaaaaataaaaagaagaaaaagagagtgGAGATACCTGTGGTAAGGAAGTCCTATTATTTTGGAATATTCttccaaaatattattttgggcTCAGCTAGGACACTGAGTCCCAATGAGGGTTGAATCTAATACCCATGACGGAGGGCAGATGAGATTTTTAGGTTGGCAAGCTTCTAAATAAGGCGTGCACATATTACCTTAGGTGAATTCCATTTCAGAATGGAAAAGAAAAATGAAGAGCTTTATAAGGCATGTCACAAGTTTACATGATACACACATGCTTTTGGAGCTCGATGTGGCGTAGCTTGAAAGATAAATCTGTGCGGGTTTAGACCCAAAGCAAACAACACGTGCCATGGGCTTGAGTCTTGACAAGTATggtgtgtgtctatatatatatatatatatatcaccggccggtgagaatcagactcgcATAGTTCAGTCAATTTGGAAATATTTTTTTGTGAAGTTTAGGTTTATTTTGCAACACCTTATGAGTAAAAATTGACGTGTTTTTGGGGTTTTTCAAATATCGGGCTTAAGGAAACAAGGTAAAACTCCACTCTCTTATTTTCCCTTCTCGGTTTTCTTCACcttcttatttttccttttcaCCAAAAAGTATAAGTTATGTTCAAAGCCACTTAAAATTGCATTGAGCGTTCAGTAGACCCGCAGTTCTTAAATGTTGTGCTGTCTCACTCTAGACTAACTAGTCATTAGTAATGAGTCAATGAGTATGGAGGGTCACACCGTTGAAGGACTTCTGGATATTATAGATTTGAAAAAACGCTCAACCGACGAATTTTCATATCATAGAGATGGGGTAAAAAAATTACTACTGTACATATGAAAAACACATGTCAATTAATTTGTTGTAGACACGAATAAGTTTCATATAATTAATGGGGTAGCTGTCTCTTTTATCATATAAAGATGGTCCCACTTGTGTTTACAACTCTCTTTTCCATTTAATGTTGGGTATTAATATTGTTCACTTCATTTTAAGCAATATGCGTAACAAAAAGTTCAATGGTTAGGAATACGAAAAATAATTTGCTGAGAATCACCACCAAATTAGAGAAATGTAAAATTACCTTACTTATGTCCGTTCCTTCATTTATACCTTAATAATTTAATCCTACATTTCGCCCGTTGATATTATAACTACAGTAGTACTTGTCTTGTTTGGATAAGATATACTTTTTGGATAACGATAATAAGTCCTCGTATAATAGATTCACCAGCTAGATTGACACGGATTTTTCATGCAAAAAGCTCATATTTTCCTTTTTGGAGTAAAAGTTCAGCAACTTTTGTTAGTGGATAACCCTTTCCTAATCATTTAATAAACTCTTTGAAATTGACAAATCACTTTATCCAATCGCTACTAAATTATGTAAAATTTGCGCCGGTCAACTAAGTGCTAGTTGCTTTCTCCGATTTTGTTTATTATTCTCTGTAATTGAAACAAATTAAAAATATAGTACTATTACTCCCTATAGAGAATGATAGAGTATGGAAAACAATGGAGAAATTGTACATGACTTTGGACATTGATTTCTCAAATGTTTTTGaagtaaattttacatttataATGTGAATGTTAACATGGTTGTGTAGTCATATAAGATttgagaaaattaaaaataatcatATATAAAAGTAGTATATTATTAGTTTAGTTTCCAGTTAGGTGATCAAgatattgtttgaccaaaaactatagatcttggttcaaataattaaatttatgtaaatAAGGGTTAATCTTAGCTAACAATAATATCCTTAGATGAGGTTTTTAAAGAAGCAACAAAATATCGTGTGGATCTAGCCAGACAATGGCAATAACATATAATAAATGTTCTAGAAATAAGGAGCAATAATCTAGCATTCAATAATAATGAACATCAATAAATgccatttaagtaaataggaggaatgattcacccaataaaagATGGAATAAGTGGATCTTTTTTCTAACAAAGAAGAGTGATAGACAATCCCTTGAATATTCAAATTATTCTTGGATCGGGTGAAAAAGTATAAAAGagaatcttagtaaaaatgtgaTGTTTGTATCTTACTTAGCAAATGAGATCTGATATTCTTTCCGTCCAATTGTGTGTTTTTACAAATGAGTTTCACATGTCCCCTATCATTCTCTCTTttcctatttatatgggacatgttCCTAAGAATCCCTAATAGTATAAAtgtagagaatatccactagaatattctatTTAATATTATATCTTGAAAACTAGTTGTTACAGCTCTGTCAATGGtactcgacctcgacccttgttgatACTTCGACTGCGGCTCTCGTTGACTCTTTGACCACATACTTCGCTGTTTCTTGGGCCATTTAGACTTACGACAGCTTGGGAACCCTTCCCTTAACACTATCTTAGCTCAAATATTCTAAAGATAAATTTTGactcatacagttagtcccttcGCTTTTTGATGCCGGCTTCAGGCGCGGTCGATGAGTGGATTCTGTTCGTTGTGGTCGAAACAATCGAACGAGTTGTGCAGGTCGTGGTGATTACGTCGAACTAGCAATGTGACCCTACGTGGGCCACTCATTTCAAAAGTTTCGATTTTTTCGATCGATTCGTTGAAGTTATGCTGTCCACGAATTAGGATGACGTCATGACGTCACGGGTCATTATGACGCATATTCTCCGATGTACTGCTTTGTTTCGCATGTGACCCCTGATTGATCCTGTCGCTTCGGTTCCGGTGTCAGTAATGATGAATTGTTTTCGGTCCTGGTACCAATATCCTTATAAATAAAAGTATTTAGGTgcgattttgaagttttaaatttCTGTTCTTTCGAAACCCTATAGCGCTCCCTTGTTCTTTCCTTGAAACCTTTCCTCTCACTTCCAGTGATTTGTATTGCTCTTGGTTCTTCATCGCTCGatacttctctctttttttcaaacatgtttaacatgtcTTTTGAGTCTAGTGAGGGAAGTGATGCGATCCCTTTGGCGATGGTGTTTCCCCCTACAAGGAGAATATTGTCATCGTTATCGAGGACAGAAACTTCCCGTTGGTGGAGAAGATAGTTCCTCGCAACCATGATACTAGATCTGATTTCTCCAAATTAGCTGTTACCGACCCTGGAGCTTTTCGGTCAGTGATAACCGAGAAAGAATTAGGAGAGCTTAAGGCCAAGTTCGGCCTTCCCGATCACGTCAAATTAATCCTGGCTAGGTGGGATACGGTGCAGGTCCACCATCCTGGGTACTGCGCCTTCTACGTCTATCCCTTCCAAGTCTGCTACACTCTCCATCTTCTTTCGTTGGCGGAGGACTTTTGTCATTATTATTGTGTTTTCCTAGCTCATCTTACACCGTACATTTAAAAGCTTATACGGATGCGCACCAAATATTCCGAGCTAGCCGAGGTCAAACTGATTCTTCAGTATTTAATTCATTTGTTCGCCCCCGGCCTTTATAGGGGGACGATGCTGAACCTTCACCACCAAATCAAAGGCTTCGAATTGTACTCGTAAGTACCTAATCTCCTTGTATGTAGgcatctgatttttctcccatgCTTGGTCGTGGGATTTTGACCTCTTGTCTTTTTCTCATGCAGCCAAGACCTCGCCTCCTCATTTGGTTGTGGACATTTCTGACTGGATTGGTCGGCTCCTCCCTCACATCGTAGGGATCCATGAGTGGTCCGGTTTCTTCAAGAAGTTTGGGCCTGCTCTCTCTTCGACTGGTAAGTTCCTTTTATTTCCTGCGTCTTAGTTCTTTTTATTTTGGTGTACTTTTGCTGACCTTTCCCTTTCCCTGTGTTTTTCCTAGCTTTAGCCAGGGGATCTTCGAGGAGGTCGAAAGCTCCCGCACCCGCGTTATGAAAGAGGAATTCCCCTACGTCCTCGGCTCCCGCCCCTTCTTCTACGAATGCTTCTATTCGTGCCCCAGTTCCTTCAACAATGGCGGCTTCTTCTGTTCATGCCCCGGTCCCTTCTTTGACGGCGGCTGCTTCCGAGTTTGTCCCTCCTTCGACCGTGGAAACCTCGACTCCTTAGATGTTCCGTCTCATCGATGAGGACAAAGAGCTTTTTCCTAGTGATAGGGATTTGATGCCTCGTAAGAGGAGGGTTGTAGACGTCATGGGGGAGAGGTCGGCGGCCATCGATGTGGGAGACTATGGctttgttgtaacgacccgacttgttattttaagaatttatgccccgttcagcgacttaagctCCCGATcagctttgtaatatgtattatgacttacgtgtacggtcgagtttggttttcggaagattcagaatttaattgaaagaacaactctcatttttaagcttaaatgaatagagttgaccggagtttgacttttgagtaaacgaacacGAAATggatttttgatgattccaatagtttcgtatggtgatttcggacttgggagtatgctcagatttggatttggaaatccgtaggacaattcgacgcattttggcgaaagttgaaaaataaaaaaattttgaaaagtttgaccgggagtttactttattgatattgggggaAAAATTCGATTATAGAAATTGGAActactccattatgtcatttaagactcgCGTGCAAAATTTGCAGTCATTCTGGATTAATCTGATACGTTTCGccgcaaattatagaatttggaaaattcataaactcataattcgattcgagatgcgattcgtagttttgatgttgtttgatgtgatttgaggcctcgatcaggtCCGTATTATGCTACGGTACTTATTAGTATATTTGGACAAGGTCCCGAGTGGCTTAGATGGGTTTCAGATGGGGTTCAGATCGTTTGGCGCCTTGTTGAAGCTGTTGGTATTTCTGTtggcagaagctgtttttggcaGCAACTGGTGCAATCGCGTTGGgactttggaagtttatatctcgaaatctacaAAGAATCTGGAAATTtcaacatgaaagttgtagccc containing:
- the LOC104089871 gene encoding protein ARABIDILLO 2, translated to MKSNMFTETEHAQIKLASPAGKSRIRQEIEFISSLISLSYSIKVFPVKWQSIRNKLEELLSSLSAIENCDSTENYPPLCSSLQAINATLKNCNELSKHCMEFSYSGKLLMQSDLDIISSKLDNHVRNISEIYSLGLLTQSYAIIVSRPSIGASRDDIKFYIRDLLSRLKIGSSEMKKQALIALNEVIQEDDRYVKVAIEVDSFVNLLVNFLDLQEDNLQEEAAKTLSVIAGYQSYRSCLISTGIIAQLIRVLECGNGLSKEFAARCLQRLTENSDNAWSVSAHGGVTVLLKLCTESDSVGELVGLVCGVLKNLVGVEEIKRFMIEEGAISVFVKLARSKDEVTQISSIDFLQSMASGDEATRQMIMKEGGIRALARVLDPKSSFSSKAREMALRGIVNLCFSSVNSVNILLNHGFMDHILYFLRHGDGSLQELALKAAFWLCGTSGEAKKAMGDAGFMPELVNFLDSKSFEVREMAAETLSSMVIVPRNQKRFVQSDQNIGLLLQMLDPEQANFGNKKLLLSILMSLTSCNSARKKIANSGYLKNIEKLAEAEVSDAKKIVRKLSSNRFRNILSGIWHS